From the genome of Psychroserpens ponticola, one region includes:
- the ppk2 gene encoding polyphosphate kinase 2, with product MLTEDLLNSFKTKSDLITYLNAQKTDNPNYASALEKHKYEQELLPLQAELVDFQRWVQKENKKIAIIFEGRDASGKGGTIKRFKEHLNPRAMRIVALNKPTEVEKNQWYFNRYIKELPNAGEIVFFDRSWYNRAVVEPVMGFCTKQQYNQFMIQVPEFENMLYESGTTIIKFWFSVSKDEQQRRFEKRLKNPLKKWKFSPVDEKGQELWDDFTVYKNQMFSRTHNSFSPWVVIKSNDKKQARLESIKYVLSLFDYDNKGNSCKSILPDPNIVQRYFRNTVQLDQ from the coding sequence ATGCTCACAGAAGACCTTCTAAATTCTTTTAAAACCAAATCAGATTTAATTACATACTTAAACGCTCAAAAAACTGACAATCCTAATTATGCGTCAGCTTTAGAAAAGCACAAATACGAACAGGAATTACTTCCTCTTCAAGCTGAATTAGTAGATTTCCAGCGTTGGGTTCAAAAAGAAAACAAGAAAATTGCCATAATTTTTGAAGGTAGAGATGCATCTGGTAAAGGTGGTACAATAAAAAGGTTCAAAGAACACCTCAATCCAAGAGCAATGCGAATTGTAGCCTTAAACAAACCCACAGAAGTTGAAAAAAATCAGTGGTATTTCAACAGATATATTAAAGAATTACCAAACGCAGGTGAAATTGTGTTTTTTGATAGAAGCTGGTACAACCGAGCTGTTGTAGAACCTGTAATGGGATTTTGCACCAAACAACAATATAACCAGTTTATGATTCAGGTTCCTGAATTTGAAAACATGCTATACGAATCTGGCACAACCATTATTAAATTTTGGTTTTCGGTATCTAAAGACGAACAACAACGTCGCTTTGAAAAACGATTAAAAAATCCACTAAAAAAATGGAAATTTAGTCCAGTTGACGAAAAAGGTCAAGAACTTTGGGATGATTTTACGGTTTACAAAAATCAAATGTTTTCTCGTACTCATAACTCCTTCTCTCCTTGGGTTGTTATCAAATCTAACGACAAGAAACAAGCACGACTAGAAAGTATTAAATATGTACTAAGCTTATTCGATTATGACAATAAAGGCAATAGCTGTAAAAGCATATTACCAGATCCAAACATCGTTCAACGTTATTTCAGAAACACAGTTCAACTAGACCAATAG
- a CDS encoding OmpA/MotB family protein: MRKLMLFSVAAMFILTSCVSKKEHLALEKRQKETQDLLNSATVKLNSCLSDRAAAEARVETMKDQLADLRKSNQDLIDTKGNLTTLTQKGAENLEKSLESMKEKDLKISRLQDALTKKDSVTLAIVSSLKKAVGIDDPDIEVNVEKGVVFISIADKLLFKSGSYNVTDKAKDVLAKVAAVINSKPNFEAMVESHTDSKSYSKGVLIDNWDLSVKRATSVVRVLEELKVNPQQLIAAGRSHYVPLVDNDTAENRAKNRRTRIVVLPKIDQFYEMVEEEMKNLSAGN; encoded by the coding sequence ATGAGAAAATTAATGCTATTTAGTGTTGCAGCAATGTTTATTTTAACATCATGTGTATCTAAGAAAGAACATTTGGCGCTTGAAAAAAGACAAAAAGAAACTCAAGACTTATTAAATTCTGCAACTGTAAAATTAAACAGTTGTTTATCTGATAGAGCTGCTGCTGAAGCTCGTGTTGAAACTATGAAAGATCAATTAGCAGATTTGCGAAAATCAAATCAAGATTTAATTGACACCAAAGGAAACTTAACAACATTGACTCAAAAAGGTGCTGAAAACCTAGAGAAATCGCTAGAAAGCATGAAGGAAAAAGATTTAAAAATATCAAGACTTCAAGATGCATTAACAAAAAAGGATAGTGTAACCTTAGCAATTGTGTCTAGCTTGAAAAAAGCGGTTGGTATTGACGATCCAGATATTGAAGTTAACGTAGAAAAAGGTGTTGTATTTATTTCTATTGCTGATAAATTATTATTTAAGAGTGGTAGTTATAATGTAACCGATAAAGCTAAAGATGTTTTAGCAAAAGTTGCTGCTGTAATCAACAGTAAACCAAACTTTGAAGCTATGGTTGAATCACACACAGATAGCAAATCGTATTCTAAAGGTGTGTTGATTGACAACTGGGATTTAAGCGTGAAGCGTGCAACATCTGTAGTTAGAGTTCTCGAAGAACTTAAAGTAAATCCACAACAATTAATTGCTGCTGGTCGTAGCCATTACGTGCCTTTAGTAGATAATGATACTGCTGAAAATAGAGCAAAAAACAGACGTACACGAATTGTTGTATTACCAAAAATTGACCAATTCTACGAAATGGTTGAAGAAGAAATGAAAAATTTATCTGCTGGCAACTAA
- a CDS encoding type ISP restriction/modification enzyme, translating into MYRKPNLNETIVNDIAKALGLTFVPEQTTAGNVCFANNTELRADYKTSFAPIDLLDYIYAVLHSPTYRETYKEFLKIDFPRVPYPKDQNTFWELVKLGGELRQIHLLEQLKTDHNLATYPEVGDNVVTRKMSKNSIGFEAFIETSTKASTRTDEHDHVENGLSEQSETSHHNTFGKVWINDIQYFDNVPQVAWEFYIGGYQPAQKWLKDRKDSTLTFEDILHYQNIIVALSETHRIMNAIDNITIE; encoded by the coding sequence ATGTATCGCAAGCCCAACCTCAACGAAACCATTGTAAACGATATTGCAAAAGCATTAGGTTTAACCTTTGTGCCAGAACAAACCACAGCAGGCAATGTGTGTTTTGCCAATAACACAGAACTTAGAGCCGATTATAAAACGAGTTTTGCTCCTATAGATCTTTTAGATTACATCTATGCGGTTTTACATTCGCCAACCTACAGAGAAACATATAAAGAATTTTTAAAAATAGATTTTCCCAGAGTGCCTTATCCAAAAGACCAAAACACCTTTTGGGAATTGGTAAAATTGGGAGGTGAACTACGCCAAATTCACCTGTTAGAACAGCTTAAAACAGATCATAATTTGGCAACTTACCCAGAAGTTGGAGATAATGTGGTGACACGTAAAATGAGTAAGAATAGCATTGGTTTTGAAGCCTTTATCGAAACTTCGACTAAAGCCTCAACTCGAACTGATGAACATGATCACGTCGAAAACGGTCTTTCAGAACAAAGTGAAACATCTCACCATAATACATTTGGCAAAGTTTGGATAAACGACATACAATATTTCGATAACGTACCACAAGTAGCTTGGGAATTTTACATTGGTGGTTACCAACCAGCACAAAAATGGCTCAAAGACCGAAAAGATAGTACCTTGACTTTTGAAGACATCTTGCATTATCAAAACATCATCGTTGCTCTTTCAGAAACACACCGAATTATGAACGCTATTGACAACATAACCATTGAATAA
- a CDS encoding type I restriction enzyme HsdR N-terminal domain-containing protein codes for MHELNFPKFEFRFKSNENKVSIFDEIRKKFIILQPEEWVRQHCVQYLIQHKNYPKSLINVEKELKVNGLTKRYDIVVFNPDGSIHLIVECKSHKIKIDQTTFDQIARYNLTLKASYLMVTNGINHYYCVMDFESERYEFLKDIPSYSN; via the coding sequence ATGCACGAACTCAACTTTCCAAAGTTTGAATTCCGTTTCAAAAGTAACGAAAATAAAGTTTCTATTTTCGATGAGATTCGTAAAAAATTCATCATTTTACAACCAGAAGAATGGGTTCGTCAACACTGCGTTCAGTATTTAATTCAGCATAAAAACTATCCAAAATCATTAATAAATGTTGAAAAAGAACTCAAAGTTAATGGTTTAACAAAACGCTATGATATTGTGGTGTTTAATCCTGACGGAAGCATTCATCTTATCGTAGAATGCAAATCGCATAAAATCAAAATAGATCAAACTACATTTGACCAGATTGCGAGATACAATTTAACTTTAAAAGCCAGTTATTTGATGGTTACTAACGGAATTAATCATTATTATTGTGTGATGGATTTTGAGAGCGAGCGTTATGAGTTTTTAAAAGATATTCCATCTTATAGTAATTAG
- a CDS encoding VOC family protein, with protein sequence MTKNIHINYIEFKTNDLEQIKAFYTSAFNWTFTDYGPTYTSFADSGISGGFEKTDDRITNGALIVLHYENLEEIKQKIITLGGEISVDIFSFPGGKRFQFLDPSGNELAVWCETKA encoded by the coding sequence ATGACAAAAAACATCCACATTAACTACATCGAGTTTAAAACTAACGACTTAGAACAAATAAAAGCATTTTATACTTCTGCTTTTAATTGGACCTTTACAGATTATGGTCCAACCTATACTTCATTTGCAGACAGTGGTATTTCTGGAGGTTTTGAAAAAACTGATGACAGGATCACAAATGGAGCTTTAATTGTTTTGCATTATGAGAATTTAGAAGAAATCAAACAAAAAATCATAACTCTTGGTGGTGAAATTTCTGTCGATATCTTTTCATTTCCTGGCGGAAAACGTTTTCAGTTTTTAGATCCTTCTGGAAACGAATTAGCTGTATGGTGTGAAACTAAAGCTTAA
- a CDS encoding DUF202 domain-containing protein, which yields MSEPNTLVTRDWLAIERTKLANERTFLAYFRTFVVFLGTGLTVLKIEFFSDLKPFGIALLVMSPIILIIGIIRLLRVKQTIRKHYKI from the coding sequence ATGAGTGAACCAAATACATTAGTCACTAGAGATTGGTTGGCTATTGAACGTACAAAATTAGCCAACGAACGCACTTTTTTGGCTTACTTTAGAACATTTGTTGTATTTCTTGGCACAGGACTTACGGTTCTTAAAATTGAATTCTTTTCAGATTTAAAACCCTTCGGAATTGCCTTATTAGTCATGTCACCAATCATTCTTATTATTGGTATCATCAGACTTCTTAGAGTGAAACAAACCATTAGAAAACATTATAAAATTTGA
- a CDS encoding MBOAT family O-acyltransferase has translation MLFNSLDFAVFLPIVFFLYWFVAHKNLKLQNVLIVVASYVFYAWWDWRFLSLIIFSTLVDYSVGRALKNEANLTKRKMLLWTSIIVNLGFLGFFKYYNFFLDNFITAFSFFGTELHANSLNIILPVGISFYTFQTLSYTIDVYKRKLQPTEDLIAFTAFVSFFPQLVAGPIERATHLLPQFFVKRHFEYSKAVDGLKQILWGLFKKIVIADNCAHFANIIFNNSSEYSGSTLVLGALFFTFQIYGDFSGYSDIAIGTSRLFGFDLKQNFATPYFSRDIAEFWRRWHMSLSTWFRDYLYIPLGGSKGNTWNRIRNVFIIFIVSGFWHGANWTFIVWGTLNALYFLPLLLTKNNRKHIDIVANGKLLPSFKEICSMALTFGMTVFAWIFFRAESMSHAINYISSIASKSLFSIPEIRPTNIMLIIVLFCITEWIGRTEQYAIAHLGQKWKWPLRYAFYYIIIFAIFWFGNREQEFIYFQF, from the coding sequence ATGCTTTTTAATTCATTAGACTTTGCGGTTTTTTTACCGATAGTGTTTTTTTTATATTGGTTTGTTGCTCACAAAAACCTGAAGCTACAGAATGTATTAATTGTTGTAGCTAGTTATGTCTTTTATGCATGGTGGGACTGGCGATTTTTGTCCTTAATCATTTTCAGTACGCTTGTTGATTATTCTGTTGGAAGGGCATTAAAAAATGAAGCCAATCTTACCAAAAGAAAAATGTTACTATGGACAAGCATCATCGTGAATTTAGGGTTTTTAGGCTTTTTTAAATATTATAATTTCTTTCTCGACAACTTTATCACCGCCTTTTCATTTTTTGGAACTGAACTACATGCCAATTCATTAAACATCATTTTACCTGTTGGAATTAGCTTTTATACGTTTCAAACTTTGAGTTACACCATTGATGTTTATAAACGGAAACTGCAACCAACCGAAGATCTTATTGCATTTACAGCATTTGTGAGTTTCTTTCCTCAGTTAGTTGCTGGACCAATTGAGCGCGCAACCCATTTATTACCTCAGTTTTTCGTGAAACGCCATTTTGAGTATTCAAAAGCTGTTGATGGATTAAAACAAATACTTTGGGGTTTATTTAAAAAGATTGTCATTGCAGATAATTGTGCGCATTTTGCAAATATTATTTTCAATAATTCTTCGGAATATTCTGGAAGCACCTTAGTTTTAGGAGCTTTGTTTTTTACGTTTCAAATTTATGGTGATTTTTCAGGATACTCAGATATAGCCATTGGAACATCGCGTTTGTTTGGTTTTGACTTAAAACAAAATTTTGCCACACCTTACTTTTCAAGGGATATTGCTGAATTTTGGCGACGTTGGCACATGTCGCTTTCTACTTGGTTTAGAGATTATTTATACATTCCATTAGGTGGTAGCAAAGGCAATACTTGGAATCGGATTAGAAATGTATTTATCATTTTTATCGTTAGTGGTTTTTGGCATGGAGCCAATTGGACATTTATTGTTTGGGGAACTTTAAATGCCCTTTATTTTCTTCCGCTATTACTCACAAAAAACAATAGAAAACATATCGATATTGTTGCAAATGGAAAGCTCTTACCTTCGTTTAAAGAGATTTGTTCCATGGCATTAACATTTGGAATGACCGTTTTTGCTTGGATATTTTTTAGGGCTGAAAGCATGAGTCACGCAATAAATTACATCTCATCAATAGCTTCAAAATCGCTTTTTTCAATACCTGAAATTAGACCAACCAATATAATGCTTATCATAGTTCTATTTTGTATCACTGAATGGATTGGTAGAACAGAACAGTATGCTATTGCTCATTTAGGGCAAAAATGGAAATGGCCTTTGAGGTATGCGTTTTATTACATTATTATATTTGCTATATTTTGGTTTGGCAATAGAGAACAAGAATTTATATATTTTCAGTTCTAG
- a CDS encoding glycosyltransferase family 2 protein gives MKLAVVILNWNGKQLLEQFVPTVIIHSQEADIYVADNASTDDSIAFLKQQFPQVRIIQNRTNGGYAKGYNDALKHIEADVFCLLNSDIEVTKNWLSPIIEEFQSHSKTAIIQPKILDFKKTSHFEYAGAAGGFIDKYAYPFCRGRIFDTIEEDKGQYDDIKTIFWASGACLFIRKSTFESLNGFDESYFAHFEEIDLCWRAFNTGHITKYVGASTVYHVGGATLNALHPKKTYLNFRNSLFTITKNADGFLFGIIFIRLVLDGIASLKFLFGLKFGHILAIIKAHFNFYANLSRLLKQRKQLPKKKHYYATKSIVWSYFIRKRHTY, from the coding sequence CTGAAACTAGCTGTTGTCATATTAAATTGGAATGGAAAGCAATTGCTTGAGCAGTTTGTGCCTACGGTAATTATACATTCGCAAGAAGCAGATATTTATGTGGCAGATAATGCATCGACAGATGATTCTATAGCATTCTTAAAACAACAGTTTCCACAAGTTCGTATCATTCAAAATCGCACCAATGGAGGTTATGCCAAAGGCTATAACGATGCTTTAAAACATATTGAAGCAGATGTGTTTTGTTTGCTGAATAGTGATATAGAGGTGACGAAAAATTGGCTCTCTCCTATTATTGAAGAATTTCAATCACATTCAAAAACGGCGATTATTCAACCTAAAATTTTAGACTTCAAAAAAACATCTCACTTTGAATATGCTGGAGCTGCTGGTGGTTTTATTGACAAGTATGCCTATCCATTTTGTAGAGGACGAATTTTTGACACCATAGAAGAAGACAAAGGTCAATACGACGATATCAAAACAATTTTTTGGGCCTCAGGAGCTTGCTTATTTATACGAAAATCAACATTTGAATCCTTAAATGGATTTGATGAATCTTATTTTGCACATTTTGAAGAAATCGATTTGTGTTGGAGAGCGTTCAATACAGGCCACATTACAAAATATGTTGGTGCATCTACAGTTTATCACGTTGGAGGCGCAACACTTAATGCTTTACATCCGAAAAAAACATACCTCAACTTTAGAAATAGCTTGTTTACTATTACTAAAAATGCAGATGGTTTCCTCTTCGGAATTATTTTTATAAGATTAGTTTTAGATGGCATTGCTAGTTTAAAATTTCTATTTGGTTTAAAATTCGGACACATTCTAGCGATTATTAAAGCGCATTTTAATTTTTATGCGAACCTAAGTCGCCTATTAAAACAACGCAAACAACTTCCAAAGAAAAAACACTACTACGCAACCAAATCAATTGTTTGGTCGTACTTCATAAGAAAACGTCATACCTATTAA
- a CDS encoding class I SAM-dependent methyltransferase, with product MLSKQDKQKLRGSIFRHLDGIATATSAFTLHKKGVLAYLLEHKQVSLEALTSEFKANEGYLNVALRILSSQGWLIQHLDNKTNSISYETNDLSVHAFELVPHYEDAVNLLKYTVKLSNEPIGIDAFNILDKVFTAFEAKYGMNVSDETSVEYQILKHIEGAIIAPIIVRLGMNGLFHKYFMEASFTAEEYHKNPESFKKILDFFSHLGWFNKKKNTYQFTNEGLFFAKRASAYGVTVSYIPTFIHLEDLIFGNASVLKTNSPDETEKHVHREMNVWGSGGAHSTYFKVIDQVIIKLFNKPIDDQPKGILDMGCGNGAFIQHIFDVIEYQTERGKMLDEHPLLLVGADFNQAALKVTRANLIKADIWAKVIWGDIGRPDVLAKDLKDDYNIELKDLLNVRTFLDHNRIWEAPKTETNRVSHSSGAYASLGKRLSNNLVEDSLLEHLTKWKPYVERFGLLMIELHTVSPKLVAQNIGKTAATAYDATHGYSDQYILEVDVFNKVAQEAGLHPDPNYFSRFPDSDLATVSVNLLKGN from the coding sequence ATGCTTTCAAAACAAGACAAACAGAAATTAAGAGGCTCCATTTTTAGACATCTTGATGGTATTGCAACTGCAACTTCTGCTTTTACACTTCACAAAAAAGGAGTTTTAGCCTATTTATTAGAACATAAACAAGTGTCATTAGAGGCTTTAACATCAGAGTTTAAAGCTAATGAAGGTTACCTCAATGTTGCCTTACGAATTTTATCGTCTCAAGGTTGGTTGATACAGCATTTGGACAATAAAACCAATTCAATTTCTTATGAAACTAATGACTTAAGTGTACATGCGTTTGAATTAGTTCCGCATTATGAAGATGCTGTGAATCTGTTAAAATACACCGTTAAATTATCAAACGAACCCATAGGAATTGATGCTTTTAATATCTTAGATAAAGTCTTTACAGCCTTCGAGGCAAAATATGGCATGAACGTTTCTGATGAGACTTCTGTTGAATATCAAATCTTAAAGCATATTGAAGGTGCCATCATTGCGCCTATTATTGTGCGATTAGGAATGAATGGTTTATTCCATAAATATTTCATGGAAGCGTCTTTTACTGCGGAAGAATATCACAAAAACCCGGAAAGTTTTAAAAAGATATTGGACTTCTTTTCGCATTTAGGATGGTTCAATAAAAAGAAAAACACCTATCAATTTACTAATGAAGGTTTATTTTTTGCCAAACGTGCAAGTGCCTATGGTGTAACTGTTTCCTATATTCCAACTTTTATTCATTTAGAGGATTTGATCTTCGGAAATGCAAGTGTTTTAAAAACCAATTCACCTGATGAAACTGAAAAACACGTCCATCGCGAAATGAATGTTTGGGGAAGTGGTGGTGCACATTCTACTTATTTTAAGGTGATCGATCAGGTCATTATTAAATTATTCAACAAACCCATTGATGATCAGCCAAAAGGTATTTTGGATATGGGCTGCGGAAATGGCGCTTTTATTCAGCATATTTTTGATGTGATTGAATACCAAACCGAACGTGGAAAAATGCTCGACGAACATCCTTTATTATTAGTTGGAGCTGATTTTAATCAAGCTGCACTAAAAGTAACCAGAGCTAATTTGATAAAAGCTGACATTTGGGCCAAAGTAATTTGGGGAGATATTGGACGACCTGATGTACTGGCTAAAGATCTAAAGGACGATTACAATATTGAACTCAAAGATTTACTAAACGTTAGAACTTTTTTAGATCATAACCGCATTTGGGAAGCTCCAAAAACAGAAACAAATAGAGTTAGTCATTCGTCTGGTGCTTATGCGAGTCTTGGCAAACGATTAAGCAATAATTTGGTAGAAGATTCTCTGTTAGAACATTTAACAAAATGGAAACCTTATGTAGAGCGTTTCGGATTGCTCATGATAGAATTACATACAGTTAGTCCGAAATTAGTAGCGCAAAACATCGGAAAAACTGCTGCAACCGCTTACGATGCAACACATGGTTACAGCGACCAATACATTTTAGAAGTAGATGTGTTTAATAAAGTGGCTCAAGAAGCTGGCTTGCATCCAGATCCAAATTATTTTTCAAGATTTCCTGATAGCGATTTAGCAACGGTAAGTGTCAACCTTTTAAAAGGGAATTAA
- the ppk2 gene encoding polyphosphate kinase 2, with amino-acid sequence MMMTEKDLNILNSKKGIEALLRQNRLDTDKAIQNVKYEKRLEKLQEEMLILQQWVAKNNKKVVLLFEGRDAAGKGGAIRRIIQHLPPRAIRVVALPKPNETEIGQWYFQRYINRLPNNGEIVFFDRSWYNRAVVEPVNEFCTKKEYDIFMGQVNEFEKMIQDSGIYLLKLYFSITKKEQERRFKDIISSTIKKWKYSDVDKRALSLWDEYTRYKETMFEKTQKHAPWKVIKANRKTSARITAFEYILKQIPYEVKDIETIRHKTLRSILNE; translated from the coding sequence ATTATGATGACAGAAAAAGATTTAAACATACTAAATTCAAAAAAAGGAATTGAAGCACTATTACGTCAAAACCGTTTAGACACAGATAAAGCCATTCAAAATGTGAAGTATGAAAAACGCCTTGAAAAGCTTCAAGAAGAAATGCTGATTCTTCAACAATGGGTTGCTAAAAACAATAAGAAAGTAGTCCTCCTTTTTGAAGGTCGTGATGCTGCTGGAAAAGGAGGAGCAATCAGACGCATTATTCAACACTTACCTCCTCGTGCAATTCGTGTTGTAGCATTACCAAAACCGAATGAAACTGAAATTGGTCAATGGTATTTTCAACGGTATATTAACCGCTTACCAAATAATGGTGAAATCGTGTTTTTTGATAGAAGTTGGTACAACAGAGCTGTTGTTGAACCCGTTAATGAGTTTTGCACTAAAAAGGAATATGACATCTTTATGGGACAAGTCAATGAATTTGAAAAAATGATTCAAGATTCTGGAATTTATTTACTCAAACTCTATTTCTCAATCACAAAAAAAGAACAAGAACGTCGTTTTAAAGACATAATTAGTTCAACAATTAAAAAGTGGAAATATAGTGATGTAGATAAAAGAGCGTTGTCACTTTGGGATGAATACACACGATATAAAGAAACCATGTTCGAGAAAACTCAAAAGCATGCTCCTTGGAAAGTCATTAAAGCCAATAGAAAAACAAGTGCCAGAATTACGGCTTTTGAATATATCCTAAAACAAATTCCATACGAAGTAAAAGATATAGAAACGATAAGACATAAAACGTTGCGCTCAATTTTGAATGAATAA
- a CDS encoding DUF2200 domain-containing protein yields MKDTSHHDERVANMTFASVYPHYLARIERNGRTKAELHQVITWLTGFDEKKLNEIIESKTTFEQFFQSATLHPNVDLIKGVVCGYRIEEITNTITRQVRYMDKLVDELAKGRKIDKIMRVRK; encoded by the coding sequence ATGAAAGATACAAGCCATCACGATGAGCGAGTTGCAAACATGACATTTGCATCTGTATATCCTCATTATCTTGCCAGAATTGAAAGAAATGGCAGAACCAAAGCAGAGTTACATCAAGTCATTACTTGGTTAACGGGTTTTGATGAAAAAAAATTAAATGAGATTATTGAAAGCAAAACGACCTTTGAACAATTTTTTCAAAGCGCTACATTACACCCAAATGTAGACCTCATTAAAGGTGTTGTTTGTGGTTATCGAATAGAAGAGATTACAAATACCATAACCAGACAAGTGCGATATATGGATAAACTTGTTGATGAATTAGCAAAAGGTCGTAAAATAGATAAAATCATGCGTGTTCGTAAATAA
- the holA gene encoding DNA polymerase III subunit delta: MEDVKQIVADIKKGQIKPIYFLMGEEPYYIDAISDYIENNVLAEEEKGFNQMVLYGRDVAVDEIVSNAKRYPMMAERQVVIVKEAQDLSRTIEKLASYVEHPQPTTVLVINYKYKTLDKRKTLYKTLKKAGVIFESKKLYENKVADWIRRVLSGQNYTISPKASQMLVEFLGNDLSKINNELGKLKIVLPEGTQITAEHIEENIGISKDYNNFELRKAIGERNSLKAFKIVNYFANNPKDNPMVVTVSLLFGFFSQLLQFHGLNDKNPRNVASALKINPYFVNEYVSAARNFPMRKVSGIVSILREFDVKSKGVNSNAVPQGDLLKELLVKILS; encoded by the coding sequence TTGGAAGACGTAAAGCAAATTGTTGCAGACATAAAAAAAGGTCAGATTAAACCCATTTATTTTTTAATGGGAGAGGAGCCTTATTATATTGATGCCATTTCAGATTATATTGAAAATAATGTCCTTGCGGAAGAAGAAAAAGGCTTTAACCAAATGGTGTTGTATGGTCGTGATGTTGCTGTAGATGAGATTGTGAGTAATGCGAAACGTTATCCAATGATGGCAGAGCGTCAAGTCGTTATTGTAAAGGAAGCTCAAGATTTATCGCGTACGATTGAAAAATTGGCTAGCTATGTCGAGCATCCACAACCAACTACAGTTTTAGTGATAAATTATAAATATAAAACGCTCGACAAGCGTAAAACCTTATACAAAACTTTAAAAAAGGCAGGTGTCATTTTTGAAAGTAAGAAGCTGTATGAAAATAAGGTTGCAGATTGGATTCGTCGTGTGCTTTCCGGACAAAATTATACGATTTCACCTAAGGCCTCACAAATGTTAGTTGAGTTTTTAGGGAATGATTTAAGTAAAATTAATAACGAGTTAGGAAAACTTAAGATTGTACTTCCAGAAGGTACACAAATAACAGCTGAACATATTGAAGAGAATATTGGTATCAGTAAAGATTATAATAATTTTGAATTGCGTAAAGCTATTGGAGAACGTAACAGTTTGAAGGCATTTAAAATTGTGAATTATTTTGCTAATAACCCAAAAGATAATCCTATGGTTGTTACAGTTTCGTTGCTGTTTGGTTTCTTTTCGCAGTTATTACAGTTTCATGGCTTGAATGATAAAAATCCAAGAAACGTAGCGTCTGCATTAAAAATCAATCCGTATTTTGTTAATGAATACGTGTCTGCAGCTCGAAATTTTCCAATGCGAAAAGTGAGTGGTATTGTGTCAATACTTCGTGAGTTTGATGTTAAAAGCAAAGGTGTTAATTCTAACGCAGTTCCTCAAGGTGATTTGTTAAAGGAGCTTTTGGTTAAGATCTTATCTTAA